A single genomic interval of Cucumis sativus cultivar 9930 chromosome 5, Cucumber_9930_V3, whole genome shotgun sequence harbors:
- the LOC101216646 gene encoding aspartic proteinase-like protein 1, translated as MANCALLLLFIASLFVNCSLALTLSLNLVHRFSDEAKSLWESRRTGNVSAKFWPPTNSLKYFQMLMDYDLKRRRLNIGSKYDVLFPSEGSQVIFFGNEFNWLHYTWIDLGTPSVPFLVALDVGSDLLWVPCDCIQCAPLSANYYSVLDRDLSEYNPALSSTSKHLFCGHQLCAWSTTCKSANDPCTYKRDYYSDNTSTSGFMIEDKLQLTSFSKHGTHSLLQASVVFGCGRKQSGSYLDGAAPDGVMGLGPGNISVPTLLAQEGLVRNTFSLCFDNNGSGRILFGDDGPATQQTTQFLPLFGEFAAYFIGVESFCVGSSCLQRSGFQALVDSGSSFTYLPAEVYKKIVFEFDKQVKVNATRIVLRELPWNYCYNISTLVSFNIPSMQLVFPLNQIFIHDPVYVLPANQGYKVFCLTLEETDEDYGVIGQNLMVGYRMVFDRENLKLGWSKSKCLDINSSTTEHAKPPSNNGNAKSPIALPPTNRQAIAPTAARTSSKSSLSASHFSPLLLLLLAAFLVACWIC; from the exons ATGGCAAATTGCGCCCTTCTTTTGCTCTTCATTGCTTCTCTTTTCGTGAACTGCTCTCTTGCTCTTACGCTCTCCTTGAACCTAGTACATCGATTCTCCGACGAGGCTAAATCACTTTGGGAGTCCAGGAGGACTGGCAATGTCTCTGCGAAGTTCTGGCCGCCGACGAATAGCTTGAAGTATTTTCAAATGCTTATGGACTATGACTTGAAGAGGCGACGGCTGAACATCGGATCCAAGTACGACGTGCTTTTTCCTTCTGAAGGAAGCCAGGTTATATTCTTCGGAAACGAGTTTAATTG GTTACATTACACATGGATTGATTTAGGAACACCCAGTGTTCCGTTTCTCGTTGCTTTGGATGTTGGAAGTGACCTGCTCTGGGTTCCGTGTGATTGCATTCAATGTGCTCCCTTGTCTGCAAATTATTATAGCGTTCTG GATAGGGATCTGAGTGAGTACAATCCAGCTTTATCAAGCACCAGCAAGCACCTTTTCTGCGGTCATCAATTATGTGCCTGGAGCACAACTTGCAAAAGTGCCAATGATCCCTGCACTTATAAGCGAGATTATTACTCAGATAATACATCAACTTCTGGATTTATGATTGAAGATAAATTGCAGTTGACATCTTTCAGTAAACATGGAACACATAGCCTATTGCAAGCCTCGGTTGTATTTGG TTGTGGTAGGAAACAGAGTGGCAGCTATTTGGATGGGGCTGCTCCTGATGGTGTCATGGGGTTGGGTCCTGGAAATATTTCAGTGCCAACCTTATTGGCACAAGAAGGATTGGTTAGAAACACATTTTCGCTTTGTTTTGATAATAATGGTTCTGGGAGAATCCTCTTTGGGGACGATGGTCCTGCCACCCAGCAAACAACACAATTTTTGCCCTTATTTGGTGAATT TGCTGCCTATTTTATTGGGGTGGAGTCTTTTTGTGTTGGGAGTTCCTGTCTGCAGAGAAGTGGATTCCAGGCGTTGGTTGACAGTGGCTCATCTTTTACATATCTTCCCGCAGAAGTCTATAAAAAGATTGTCTTTGAG TTTGATAAACAAGTAAAAGTTAATGCTACCAGGATAGTTCTCCGGGAACTTCCCTGGAATTACTGCTATAATATTAG TACGCTGGTGTCCTTTAATATTCCTAGCATGCAACTCGTGTTTCCATTGAATCAAATCTTTATACACGATCCTGTTTATGTCCTCCCTGCAAACCAA GGGTATAAAGTGTTTTGCTTAACTTTAGAAGAGACAGATGAAGATTATGGTGTAATTGGAC AAAACTTGATGGTGGGTTACCGGATGGTTTTTGACCGAGAAAATCTTAAATTGGGTTGGTCCAAGTCCAAAT GCCTAGATATCAACAGTAGTACGACAGAGCATGCCAAACCACCTTCAAATAATGGAAATGCGAAATCGCCAATTGCATTACCACCAACAAATAGGCAAGCAATTGCACCGACTGCTGCAAGAACGTCTTCGAAATCTTCCCTATCTGCATCCCATTTTTCTCCTTTGTTGCTACTGTTGCTTGCAGCTTTTCTGGTCGCTTGTTGGATTTGTTGA